Proteins encoded by one window of Rutidosis leptorrhynchoides isolate AG116_Rl617_1_P2 chromosome 7, CSIRO_AGI_Rlap_v1, whole genome shotgun sequence:
- the LOC139859439 gene encoding 2-alkenal reductase (NADP(+)-dependent)-like, producing the protein MEEVKNTRVMFKDYIQGYPKVSDMVVTSDTTICLEIPDNIVDQILTKNLYLSCDPYMRGRMNRTLEQIYTTSFIPGRVMSGYGVVKVIETTHPDFKKGDLIWGLTNWEEYSLITNPTKSLIKIQDTNVPLSYYTGILGMPGMTAYAGFYEICKPKKGDKVFVSAASGAVGQIVGQLAKLFGCYVVGSAGSNEKVDLLKNKIGFDEAFNYKEEPDLDAALKRYFPDSIDIYFENVGGKMLDAVLYNMSVHGRIAVCGMVSQYNLNPYDGIQNLIYLILKCIRMEGFLVTDYYHLYPEFLATMLPLIQQGKITYVEDTVEGIENAPAALVGLFSGKNVGKQVVLIARDN; encoded by the exons atggaggagg TGAAAAACACTCGGGTTATGTTCAAAGACTACATCCAAGGGTACCCCAAAGTATCCGACATGGTGGTAACTTCTGATACCACCATATGTCTAGAGATACCCGACAACATTGTTGACCAAATTTTAACAAAGAATCTTTATCTTTCATGCGACCCTTATATGAGAGGTCGCATGAACCGCACATTGGAACAAATTTACACCACCTCATTCATTCCTGGTCGG GTTATGTCCGGCTATGGAGTCGTGAAAGTTATAGAAACAACTCATCCTGACTTCAAGAAAGGTGACTTGATATGGGGATTAACTAACTGGGAAGAATATAGCTTGATCACAAATCCAACTAAGTCGTTAATAAAGATTCAAGATACGAATGTTCCTCTTTCTTACTATACGGGAATCCTTG GTATGCCTGGGATGACTGCTTATGCTGGTTTTTATGAGATTTGTAAGCCAAAGAAAGGAGATAAGGTGTTTGTATCAGCAGCATCTGGAGCTGTTGGTCAAATTGTTGGCCAATTAGCAAAACTATTTGGTTGTTATGTTGTTGGAAGTGCTGGTTCTAACGAAAAG GTTGATCTACTTAAGAACAAAATCGGGTTTGATGAGGCATTTAACTACAAAGAAGAGCCAGACCTTGATGCGGCTTTAAAAAG gtattttccaGATAGCATTGATATTTACTTTGAAAACGTTGGGGGAAAGATGCTCGATGCGGTATTATACAACATGAGTGTTCACGGTCGCATTGCTGTTTGTGGTATGGTGTCACAATACAACCTTAATCCATACGACGGTATACAAAACTTAATCTACCTTATCTTAAAATGTATCCGAATGGAAGGGTTTTTGGTTACCGATTATTATCATTTGTATCCCGAGTTCTTGGCTACTATGTTGCCTCTAATTCAACAAGGTAAGATAACATATGTGGAGGACACTGTAGAAGGCATCGAAAATGCTCCAGCTGCACTCGTTGGCTTGTTTTCAGGCAAAAATGTCGGAAAACAAGTGGTTCTCATAGCTCGTGACAACTAA